The Solanum lycopersicum chromosome 2, SLM_r2.1 DNA window ttggaaggattttgccgttgccgctatctgtaaggccaaaatccgcaattctgacctcaaccccttcacaaaccggcgaatccgctcttgaggaatgaaacagagttgagtggcatatctggatagtgcgcggaacttagcctcataagcattaaccgacatcctaccttgctctaggctcaggaactcatcccttttcctatccctcaaagtccgggggatatacttctccataaacaagctagagaatgaggcccaagtcataggtggtgcctctgtcggttgacactcaacatgtgatcgccaccacattttggcgttcccttgaaactgataactcacgaactccacaccaaaccgttctactatacccatcttgtgtagtagatcgtgacagtcaaccagaaaatcataagcatcctccgattcagcacccttgaagactggaggtttcaatttcaagaacttactgaaaagttcatgctgatcacttgtcattacaggccctgtagtcagacgaggaaatgtgcttatttccaatggaacatccatgcggggagccatagtagccgcatgttgtacctccggagcctgaggtgctggtgcagaaaacactggggtgtctggccctgatcagataacccgctaagataagccagaacctgattgatcatctctggggtaggttggggtggcatttcctcattctgcacttgttcagtttccccatcctccccttctcttattacttcctcagtcggtggaggagtcactgccctagtatcagatgggctaggcgctcgtcctcttcctctagaggacgtcctcccacgacctctaccacggccccttgccgctgttcttcctcgagccacagcccagtggctggctcagttgtttcttgtctggccggtgttggtgttggcgtagtcgttgctctagttctaaccatctgcgaaagagtgtgaagatggtcagataccaattcgtatcgcctagataccaattagactcaagtagtagcacgaaagaaagaatgaaagagtgaaattttcctaaagtcttatagcctctcaaagaaaagtaaaggcgtccccctactgtttcttaagactctactagacctgttcttgtgtgatgagaccaacgaacctaatgctctgataccaagtttgtcacgacccaaaccgagttgcgactggcacccacacttaccctcctatgtgagcgaaccaaccaatctaaaccttaacatttcaatataatataaacagaaagtaatgcggaagacttcaactcataagtaaaaataagtaatcaacttctataactcaaaaacttatcattatccccagaatctggaagtcatcatcacaagaacatctactttaaactactaattttaagagtttctaagaagctaaaaatacataagaagctagtccatgccggaagttcaaggcatcaagacatgaaggagaagatccagtccaagctagaagcgttagctcaccctgacgatccggtgtgacgaagactggcttgagttactgttgagtcgaagatgacggcacgtttgctgcactccacaaataacaagaagaaaaacacaaaagtaggggtcagtacaaaccacgggtacatagtagatatcatcggtcaactcaaaatagagaacagtatatatcaagtaatatcataaatcaactataaaactcaacatgtagcaacaacaagtactataatcatcagtaagtaccatcaagttcatccataagggctcaagcctcaacaccatactcatttgggaattaagttttattaaattgagtatattatcatcttccaagattcattatctttcttcctcttgtgtcggtacgtgacactccgatcccctactactatgtgtcggtacgtgacactccgatcccctaattctatgtgttggaacgtgacactccgatcccctacatgtgtcggtacgtgacactccgatcccctacatgtgtcggaacgtgacactccgatcccctacatgtgtcggaacgtgacactccgatcccctacatgtgtcggtacgtgacactccgatcccctaattctatgtgtcgaaacgtgacactccgatccactaatactatgtgtcggtacgtaacactccgatccactaatactatgtgtcggaacgtgacactccgatccactaatactatgtgtcggaacgtgacactccgatccactaatatcattctgtaaatcatcaagccttctctataccaaggcatcatcaatcccattactttaattcatcaagccttcttctataccaaggcatcatcattaataatgtatattaaagtttcttttcaagatttgggattcaatattttcatcatgcttatcttatcacaatcacataatcatattcatgcaaacataccattaagcatatagtagggtttacaatactaccaatacatatcattcactattaagagtttacttatgaaagcatgaaaaccataacctacctccaccgaagaattgaatcaagcaagaattttcccaaagctttgtttctcccttctcgttcgattctctctctctctcaactttctattttcttattcaaaccctctttcttttaccctaattagtatataattaagaataaaagatggcaataataccccactaattaacttagggttacctcttttaacccccaagaatttgagttattaatataaacccacgaactttataattaaggaaagaatagtcaaaaacgtcccttaaaacttaaccagaaatccgacccagactgggattgcgcaacctgtgacgggccgtcgtgcctgcgatggtccgtcctgcaggtcgtcgcaagggtcagagagtcaatttccactaaacaatctatgacggtccgtcacgcctgtgacggtccgtcctgtcattccgtcacgaaattcagagagtcgattttcagtacccaatttcagattttctaagtgttttgaaacgagaccatgcgacggtccgtcgtgcccatgacggttcgtcgtggggtccgtcgcttctgccagtttttccagaaataaagtttgctgctcaaaacgactaaataggtcgttacaaaagCAGAGtagtatattaaaagaaaattataaaagctattttaatggaaaaaatgtAACTCGTGTAcctttaaactataaaaaaaattaaaactggAAGATGAATGGAAAAAGCATAACtcatgtatttttaaaattggattcaaaatatattttatagattgcaaatctcaaagaaaaaacataacaagaaaTTCATATATAGACTTAACTTAACCacgaaataaaaacaaatatcatcACTTATATAGTGCGCAAATTTCTTCACAAAGCTTCtctaacttattatttcaagCCATATTAATTCACAAACACTTTTGTAATAGCACAAATTCATATTATGCACCGACAGTAGACTCTACATAAGGTCATATTATCTAAAGCAAAACTCTTTGTAACTTTCAAAAAGCTATGGGCAAGTGTTGTCAAGGAAATACACgacctttttatttataaaggaTCACATGTTGCTATTGTTGCTTAATCCCTGGGTGGTGTACCATATGTTTACAATTCCTCAAGAAACTATGACACCATAAATAAGTTCCTCAATGATGTGAAGGCTTCTGCGGTCAAATGGGGTCATTgatttaaatgtctttaaacaAGGATTTCTCTACTTGCTTTATCTTATTCAGTATTAGTTACGAGAAATGATCACTCATAAAGTAGGTGATAATTTCTTttaactaataataaataagataaatGGAAATAGATAAACCCTTTTCTAAAGGCAAACAAATCAATGACCCCCTTTGACTACAAAAGCCTTCACATGATTGAGgatcttatttattatttcaaagatGTTGGAGGAATCATAAATAAATGGTGTGGAATCCGGGGAATAAGCCACAATAGCAACATGTACTCCtgttttaatagaaaatttGTGTGCTTCATCGACAACACTTGCTCATATCTTTTTGAAAGCTACTAagcattttacttttatatactaTCACCTTCTGTTGAGTCTTTCCTCGGCGcacaatattaattttgtgtCATTAAAAATTGGTTTGGTGAATGAAGATGGATTGACACAATAGTTTTGAGATATTTGGTGAACAAATTGATAGGAAAGAAACAAATTACAGAAATATATTGTTCTGTGAGTAAAACACAATGGAGAAGAAGAGAGGACTGatagaaaagaatttttttattggcTGAAAAAAAAACTGCAACGCAGTCATTTTAATAAGCAAAAACATAGTAAATATTAAGCTAAAATATAGTAAATATCCAACAAGATTTTCTCCTAAAAACTAGGTAACAACCCACGGTTAAACTACTTCCTAAAGACTAGGACATACAAAACagataagaatttattttctagcAGAACTCTAATTTACTAAACTGAATTATTAAAACTAACACCCTCCCTTGAACTAAAAGCTCTCAAGCTTCAGTTTAACTTCAGCTTCTTGAACTCTTCCATTGTGTTGATGCCTATCAACCTCCTCAGCTTTTGGAAAGGGAGAGACCTGAGAGGTTTAGTTAATAAAAATCTCTGCCAACTGATCTTCACTTCGGCAGTACTGTAGCTCTACTGTTCCTTCGTTATTGAGATCTCGCTGGAAATAATACTTCACTTCGATGTGCTTGCTTCTTCCATGTTGAACAGGATTTTTCGATAGCTTAATGGCAGAGTTGTTGTCGCAGAAAATTATAGTTGCTCCTTTTTGTTTGAATTGTAGTTCTTCAAGAATTTTCCTCAACCAAATAGCTTGACAAGCACAggctgtagcaacaacaaattctGCTTCAGTAGTCGATAAAGTGACAATTTTTTGCTTCCTGGAAGACCATGAAATAACCCCTGTGCCTAGCACAAAAACATAGCTTGAAGTGCTCTTTCTGTCGTCTTGATCACCTGCATAATCACTGTCAATAAAACCAATCAAATCAGATTTTTCACCCTTCTTGTAGAACAAACCGAAATCCTTAGTTCCTTGTAAGTAGCGAAGGATTCTCTTGGCAGCTAGCAGGTGAATTTTCGTCGGGCTCTCCATATACTTGCTTATAAGACTTACACCATACATGATGTCGGGCCTTGTTGCAGTAAGATACATCAAATTACCTACAATTTGCCTGTAGAGTGTGTTGTCTACCTTAGATCCTCTTCCAGCTTTGTTTAGATTTAGGCCAAACTCAACTGGAGTATCGGCGGAATTGCAATCCTTCATCTTGAATCAGTTTAAAATTTCCCGCACATATTTCTTTTGGGAAACAAAAATACCATCATTAGATTGCACTACTTCAAAACCAAGAAATAATGCATCTTACCAAGATCAGACATCTCAAATTCATCC harbors:
- the LOC138342095 gene encoding secreted RxLR effector protein 161-like — translated: MKDCNSADTPVEFGLNLNKAGRGSKVDNTLYRQIVGNLMYLTATRPDIMYGVSLISKYMESPTKIHLLAAKRILRYLQGTKDFGLFYKKGEKSDLIGFIDSDYAGDQDDRKSTSSYVFVLGTGVISWSSRKQKIVTLSTTEAEFVVATACACQAIWLRKILEELQFKQKGATIIFCDNNSAIKLSKNPVQHGRSKHIEVKYYFQRDLNNEGTVELQYCRSEDQLAEIFIN